The Setaria viridis chromosome 2, Setaria_viridis_v4.0, whole genome shotgun sequence DNA window CAGTATGCCGATCAAGTATAGCTTTTTCTTCGCCAAATTACCCGAAGCATCAGGTACAGGTATTCAGTCGTTTAGGCACAGCTACCCCTATCGATCTCGCACACCGGCAACATGGCCTACACCTGTCCGTAAATGATTCATCTGATTCCACCCGGACAGACACAGTCGactagcaagcaagcaaaacGAACGAAAGGTGCAGCAGCCGATGGATGCGGGGGGTCATGGGAGGAGCAGTGGAGCACGGACCTGGCGGGAGCGACTGCTTGAGCTTGTTGGCCTTGTCGGCGTCGTGGACGCAGAGGGTGTAGAGGTACCTGGAGCAGCGCACCTTGAACTTGACGGCGCCCTTGGCCCGCTTGATCCGCACCGACCGCGCGTCCTTCCGCCGCGCCGTCAGCAGGAAGTCCTTGATCTCGTGGATCTGCTTCGGCTGCCGAGAAAAGGGGGAAAAATCGCGAACGAGTCAGCAAACGCAACCATCATCCTGCCGGCGCTCAAGCGGGCGGCCAATCTTCCGCGCGTGGCGTAAGAGGGGGAGGTGGTCTCACCATGGTGGCAGCTCGGGTGGAAGACGCTGCTGATGCGAACAAACCCGCGGAgaactgagcggcggcggcggcggacgggttAAGAGAGGGGATAGAAGAGAGGGGATTCTGGAGCGAGATCGCCTTGTATGGGCTACCCTCAGGCCCAGTTCCACATGGTCCATCCAGCAGGCCAGCCCAATAG harbors:
- the LOC117845174 gene encoding large ribosomal subunit protein eL38z/eL38y; this translates as MPKQIHEIKDFLLTARRKDARSVRIKRAKGAVKFKVRCSRYLYTLCVHDADKANKLKQSLPPGLSVQEI